The Planctomycetota bacterium genome includes a region encoding these proteins:
- a CDS encoding metallophosphoesterase family protein, producing the protein MSSHASRYGVITDLHSNLAAVRAVLDALRRDEVGTVLCLGDIVGYGPSPCEVIDALGNLPLKCIRGNHDRYALGENSDQIRMATAEAVEYTRQCLRPSDRAFLEALEDSMLYENRILLVHGSLRDRDEYILSQEAAVANYRALRTEFAGVYLCLFGHTHLPTAIGDGKVLYEVEPGHVLKLKPLTPYLVNPGSVGQPRDGNPDAAYGVVDLAERTLTFKRVAYDVEDTCRRVAEAGLQRHLGDRLRVGK; encoded by the coding sequence ATGTCGTCGCACGCGTCACGCTACGGAGTCATCACCGACCTGCACTCGAACCTTGCCGCAGTGCGCGCCGTGCTCGACGCCCTGCGCCGCGACGAGGTGGGCACGGTGCTGTGCCTCGGGGATATCGTGGGCTACGGGCCCAGCCCGTGCGAGGTGATTGATGCCCTGGGCAATCTGCCGCTCAAGTGCATCCGCGGCAACCACGACCGCTACGCGCTAGGCGAGAACTCCGACCAGATCCGCATGGCCACCGCCGAGGCGGTGGAGTACACCCGCCAGTGCCTCAGGCCCTCCGACCGGGCTTTCCTGGAAGCGCTCGAAGACTCGATGCTCTACGAGAACCGCATCCTGCTCGTGCACGGCTCGCTGCGCGACCGCGATGAGTACATCCTCTCGCAGGAGGCCGCCGTGGCCAACTACCGGGCGCTTCGCACGGAGTTCGCCGGGGTATACCTGTGCCTGTTCGGACACACCCACCTGCCCACGGCCATTGGCGACGGCAAGGTGCTCTATGAGGTGGAGCCTGGTCACGTCCTCAAGCTCAAGCCGCTGACCCCCTACCTGGTCAACCCGGGCAGCGTGGGGCAGCCACGCGACGGCAATCCCGACGCGGCCTACGGGGTCGTGGACCTGGCCGAGCGGACGTTGACATTCAAGCGCGTGGCCTACGATGTCGAGGACACGTGCCGCCGCGTAGCCGAGGCCGGCCTGCAACGCCACCTGGGCGACAGGCTCCGCGTGGGCAAGTGA
- the vorB gene encoding 3-methyl-2-oxobutanoate dehydrogenase subunit VorB has translation MGAKVLMAGNEAAAEGAILAGCDAYFGYPITPQNEFTAYMARRMPELGRVFIQAESELAAINMVYGASAAGKRAMTSSSSPGVSLKQEGLSYIAGSELPAVVVNVQRGGPGLGNIGPSQGDYWQATRGGGHGDYRSIVLTPDSAQEMLDLTAKAFDLADRYRMAAIVLSDAYLGQMMEPVVLPTEPLPPPPPKPWALTGCEGRAPNTVRSLLLGDGELEQHNYKLFEKYRVVERDEARWEALAADDAVVVLVAYGICARVCREVVARARGRGLPLGLIRPITVWPFPKEALAVAAAGAARAFLVVEMSMGQMAQDVRLALEGRREVALLGRPAFLPTVEDVLECATALLKGRREGNGR, from the coding sequence ATGGGCGCGAAGGTCCTGATGGCCGGCAACGAGGCCGCCGCAGAAGGGGCCATCCTGGCCGGGTGCGACGCCTACTTCGGCTACCCGATCACCCCCCAGAACGAGTTCACCGCCTACATGGCCCGCCGAATGCCCGAACTGGGGCGGGTGTTCATCCAGGCCGAGAGCGAACTGGCCGCCATCAACATGGTCTACGGCGCCAGCGCCGCCGGCAAACGCGCGATGACCTCGTCGTCCAGCCCCGGCGTCAGCCTCAAGCAGGAGGGGCTCTCCTACATCGCGGGGTCCGAACTGCCCGCCGTGGTCGTCAACGTCCAGCGTGGCGGCCCGGGGCTCGGCAACATCGGTCCCTCCCAGGGCGACTACTGGCAGGCGACCCGCGGGGGCGGCCACGGCGATTACCGCTCCATCGTCCTCACCCCCGACAGCGCCCAGGAGATGCTCGATCTGACGGCGAAGGCCTTTGACCTGGCCGACCGATACCGCATGGCCGCCATCGTGCTGTCGGATGCCTATCTCGGGCAGATGATGGAGCCGGTCGTGCTGCCCACGGAGCCGCTGCCTCCCCCGCCGCCCAAGCCCTGGGCCCTCACGGGTTGCGAGGGACGCGCACCGAACACCGTCCGCTCGCTGCTGCTGGGCGATGGAGAGCTCGAACAACACAACTACAAGCTCTTCGAGAAGTACCGCGTCGTGGAGCGGGACGAAGCCCGGTGGGAGGCGTTGGCCGCCGACGATGCCGTGGTGGTGCTGGTGGCCTATGGAATCTGCGCGCGCGTGTGCCGGGAAGTGGTGGCGCGCGCGCGCGGCCGGGGATTGCCGCTGGGGCTGATACGCCCCATCACGGTCTGGCCCTTCCCCAAGGAGGCCCTGGCCGTGGCGGCCGCCGGAGCCGCCCGCGCGTTCCTCGTGGTGGAGATGAGCATGGGGCAGATGGCGCAGGATGTCCGCCTGGCGCTCGAGGGGCGGCGCGAGGTGGCGTTGCTCGGACGCCCGGCGTTTCTCCCCACGGTCGAGGACGTCCTGGAGTGCGCGACCGCCCTGCTGAAGGGGCGGCGAGAGGGGAACGGGCGATGA
- a CDS encoding thiamine pyrophosphate-dependent enzyme has translation MKSLYDRPETLERCLTHYCAGCGHGIVHRLIAEAIDELGIGGRTVGAAPVGCAVLAHQYLRVDMCEPAHGRTAAVAAAIKRVRPECVVFSYQGDGDLAAIGAAETLHAANRGDPITVFFVNNAVYGMTGGQMAPTTMLAQRTSTTPSGRDAGYHGNPIRVCELLATLDGPAYLERVALSGPESIRRAARAVRKAFLTQIEQNGYALVEFLSPCPTYWRMSPVEAMKFIEEGMSRVFPPGVFRDWETARE, from the coding sequence ATGAAGTCCCTCTACGATCGTCCCGAGACACTGGAGCGTTGCCTGACCCACTACTGCGCGGGATGTGGTCACGGCATCGTGCATCGCCTGATTGCCGAGGCGATTGACGAGCTGGGGATCGGCGGCCGCACGGTAGGGGCGGCTCCTGTGGGCTGTGCGGTCCTGGCGCACCAGTACCTCAGAGTGGACATGTGCGAACCTGCCCACGGGCGCACCGCCGCTGTGGCGGCGGCGATCAAGCGCGTGCGTCCGGAATGCGTCGTCTTCTCGTACCAGGGCGATGGCGACCTGGCCGCCATCGGGGCCGCCGAGACCCTCCACGCCGCGAACCGTGGCGACCCCATCACCGTCTTCTTCGTGAACAACGCCGTGTATGGAATGACCGGGGGGCAGATGGCTCCCACGACGATGCTCGCGCAGCGCACAAGCACCACGCCGTCGGGACGCGACGCCGGCTACCACGGCAACCCGATCCGTGTGTGCGAGTTGCTGGCCACGCTCGACGGGCCTGCCTATCTGGAGCGGGTGGCGCTGAGCGGGCCCGAGAGCATCCGGCGGGCCGCCCGAGCCGTGCGCAAGGCATTCCTCACCCAGATCGAGCAGAACGGGTACGCCCTGGTGGAGTTCCTATCCCCCTGCCCAACCTACTGGCGAATGAGTCCTGTTGAAGCCATGAAGTTCATCGAGGAAGGAATGAGCCGCGTCTTCCCTCCGGGAGTTTTCCGGGACTGGGAGACCGCGCGCGAGTAA
- a CDS encoding 2-oxoacid:acceptor oxidoreductase family protein has protein sequence MVERVIIGGFGGQGVIFLGKLLTQAMMDEGLNVTYFPAYGPEVRGGRANCHVIIASEPILCPVIARPDALLIMNQITWDYYAPWLRPGGLAVMNASMVVGPPADSSHRIVRIPATEIANDLGDVRSTNMVMLGAYNQVRGLLPLDNLLAHLRSALGGAKAGLFELNCKAVLRGSEAVAAAPERSP, from the coding sequence GTGGTCGAGCGCGTCATCATCGGGGGCTTCGGCGGCCAAGGCGTCATTTTCCTGGGCAAGCTGCTGACGCAGGCCATGATGGACGAGGGGCTCAACGTCACCTACTTTCCGGCCTACGGCCCCGAGGTCCGCGGCGGGCGCGCCAACTGCCACGTGATCATCGCCTCCGAGCCCATCCTGTGCCCCGTCATCGCCCGGCCGGACGCCCTGCTGATCATGAACCAGATCACCTGGGACTACTACGCGCCTTGGCTCCGTCCGGGGGGGCTTGCCGTGATGAATGCCAGCATGGTCGTTGGCCCCCCTGCCGATTCATCTCACCGCATCGTCCGCATCCCGGCCACCGAGATCGCGAATGATCTGGGCGATGTGCGCTCGACCAACATGGTCATGCTCGGCGCCTACAACCAGGTGCGCGGGCTCCTCCCCCTCGACAACCTGCTCGCGCACCTGCGTTCCGCTCTGGGAGGCGCGAAGGCCGGCCTGTTCGAGTTGAACTGCAAGGCAGTGCTGCGCGGAAGCGAGGCCGTGGCGGCCGCCCCCGAGCGCTCCCCCTGA